In Papaver somniferum cultivar HN1 chromosome 1, ASM357369v1, whole genome shotgun sequence, a genomic segment contains:
- the LOC113321002 gene encoding uncharacterized protein LOC113321002, with the protein MQEQIKKEKDYWKQVLIRILSLVKTLAKNNLAFRGDVDKIGEAHNASTKRRQVYQEKVGGLTVKALSDTRWESHIEAIRAIRFQSPKIQEALLYLSESSEFTAETRAEASSLLEYEFKNFEFVLGMIVWHHLMLVVNSVSKLLQNKDMHLDTAVKRFKDLVSFIDNYRNTGFENSLIEAKAVAATMGIEPHFPEKRIIKRTRHFDDESAPEEAPPSGKDSFEVNYFNYILDQAISSLTSRFEQFREFAEIFGFLYNVDQLRSLDDNILLDSCINLENHLKHGMSSDINGHDLYAELKLLKSYLPAETGKTIDVLNFLKDMEGCYPNAFIAYLLTISVTVASAERSFSKLKLIKNYLRSTMSQERLNGLAMLSIEIGMLDNIDFESILEDFASERAGRSAFIMR; encoded by the exons ATGCAGGAACAAAtcaagaaagagaaggattattgGAAGCAAGTCTTGATAAGAATATTGTCTCttgttaaaactcttgccaagaataaTTTGGCTTTCCGTGGAGATGTCGACAAGATTGGCGAAGCACATAACG CATCTACTAAGCGTAGGCAAGTGTATCAAGAAAAGGTTGGTGGTCTCACAGTTAAAGCATTGTCAGATACGCGATGGGAAAGCCATATTGAGGCTATTAGAGCAATAAGATTTCAATCTCCCAAAATTCAAGAGGCTTTACTTTACTTGTCAGAATCCAGTGAGTTTACTGCCGAAACTAGAGCTGAAGCTTCTTCCCTGTTAGAGTATGAatttaaaaattttgaatttgtacTTGGAATGATTGTTTGGCACCATCTAATGCTTGTGGTTAATTCAGTTAGTAAGTTGCTTCAAAATAAGGATATGCATCTCGATACTGCCGTGAAGAGATTTAAAGATCTTGTTTCTTTCATTGACAACTATAGAAATACTGGATTTGAGAATTCGTTGATTGAAGCTAAAGCGGTCGCCGCAACAATGGGGATTGAACCTCATTTTCCAGAAAAACGCATAATTAAAAGAACAAGACATTTTGATGATGAAAGTGCACCCGAAGAAGCACCACCATCAGGTAAAGATTCCTTTGAAGTtaattatttcaattacatattAGATCAAGCTATATCTTCACTCACTAGTAGATTTGAACAATTTCGAGAGTTCGCAGAAATTTTTGGATTCTTATATAATGTTGATCAGTTGCGTTCTCTTGATGATAATATCTTATTGGATTCTTGTATCAATCTTGAAAATCATCTTAAGCATGGTATGAGTTCCGACATTAATGGGCATGACTTATATGCAGAATTAAAACTTTTAAAAAGTTATCTGCCAGCCGAAACTGGTAAAACAATTGATGTATTGAATTTCTTAAAGGATATGGAAGGTTGCTACCCGAATGCGTTTATTGCATACTTGTTGACAATTTCAGTTACAGTCGCCTCGGCTGAACGAAGTTTTTCGAAGTTGAAGTTAATCAAAAATTATCTTCGGTCGACGATGTCACAAGAAAGGTTGAATGGGTTAGCAATGTTGTCTATTGAGATTGGGATGTTAGATAATATTGATTTTGAAAGTATACTTGAAGATTTCGCGTCGGAAAGAGCGGGAAGATCCGCTTTTATCATGAGATAA